The Streptomyces laurentii genome contains a region encoding:
- a CDS encoding glycosyltransferase mshA involved in mycothiol biosynthesis (D-inositol-3-phosphate glycosyltransferase; TIGR03449;~Glycosyltransferase MshA involved in mycothiol biosynthesis [Streptomyces venezuelae ATCC10712];~This family is most closely related to the GT1 family of glycosyltransferases. The sucrose-phosphate synthases in this family may be unique to plants and photosynthetic bacteria. This enzyme catalyzes the synthesis of sucrose 6-phosphate from fructose...; cd03800;~identified by MetaGeneAnnotator; putative;~putative ADP-binding pocket [chemical binding]), which yields MSLRSPHRPHSLRVAMLSVHTSPLHQPGTGDAGGMNVYMVELSRALAAHGVEVDLFTRHRGEDLPDRVDLEPGVRVRHLAAGPRQALPKEAMPDLVVQFSLALLKERRQYDLVHSHYWLSGQAGRIAAFGWDVPLVHTAHTLALVKNAHLAAGDRPEPEVRIRGERLVTADADRLIANTTDEAEALGALYGAETARTRVVRPGVALGTFSPADGRAAARARLGLPQDAFIPLYAGRIQPLKGPDVLVRAVAELLRMAPGLRRRLIVPVVGGHSGASRADAAWQLAEELDVTDVLRPYPPVPQARLADWYRAADVLVVPSRSESFGLVALEAQACGTPVLAAEVGGLPTAVWDGVTGMLVRGHDPVDYARRLLWLARNPKAVVTMGTAAVRHASGMSWRASAARTIDVYENALAEREDRALRGQGKGWGKGGGTPLPRRPLSPGGTRRP from the coding sequence GTGTCCCTGCGCTCCCCGCACCGCCCGCACTCGCTGCGCGTCGCCATGCTGAGCGTCCACACGTCCCCGCTGCACCAGCCCGGAACCGGCGACGCCGGCGGGATGAACGTCTACATGGTCGAACTCTCCCGGGCCCTCGCCGCCCACGGCGTCGAGGTCGACCTCTTCACCCGCCACCGCGGCGAGGACCTGCCGGACCGGGTCGACCTGGAGCCCGGCGTACGGGTCCGGCATCTCGCGGCGGGTCCGCGCCAGGCGCTGCCCAAGGAGGCCATGCCCGACCTCGTGGTGCAGTTCTCGCTGGCCCTGCTCAAGGAGCGGCGCCAATACGACCTGGTCCACTCGCACTACTGGCTGTCCGGGCAGGCGGGGCGGATCGCCGCCTTCGGCTGGGACGTCCCGCTGGTGCACACCGCGCACACCCTCGCCCTGGTGAAGAACGCCCACCTCGCGGCGGGCGACCGCCCCGAGCCGGAGGTGCGGATACGCGGTGAGCGCCTGGTGACCGCCGACGCGGACCGGCTGATCGCCAACACCACCGACGAGGCGGAGGCGCTGGGCGCGCTGTACGGGGCGGAGACGGCGCGCACCCGGGTGGTGCGGCCGGGCGTGGCGCTCGGCACCTTCTCGCCGGCCGACGGGCGGGCGGCGGCGCGGGCCCGGCTCGGCCTTCCGCAGGACGCGTTCATTCCGCTGTACGCGGGGCGCATCCAGCCGCTGAAGGGGCCCGACGTGCTGGTGCGGGCGGTCGCCGAGCTGCTGCGGATGGCGCCCGGCCTGCGCCGCCGGCTGATCGTGCCGGTGGTGGGCGGCCACTCGGGGGCGAGCCGGGCCGACGCGGCGTGGCAGCTCGCGGAGGAGCTGGACGTCACCGACGTCCTGCGGCCGTATCCGCCGGTGCCGCAGGCCCGGCTCGCGGACTGGTACCGGGCGGCGGATGTGCTCGTGGTGCCCTCGCGTTCGGAGTCGTTCGGCCTGGTGGCGCTGGAGGCGCAGGCGTGCGGGACGCCGGTGCTCGCGGCCGAGGTGGGCGGGCTGCCGACGGCGGTGTGGGACGGGGTGACGGGGATGCTCGTGCGTGGTCACGACCCGGTGGACTACGCGCGCCGGCTGCTGTGGCTGGCCCGGAACCCGAAGGCGGTGGTGACGATGGGGACGGCGGCCGTCCGGCACGCGTCGGGGATGAGCTGGCGGGCTTCCGCCGCGCGGACGATCGACGTCTACGAGAACGCGCTGGCGGAGCGGGAAGACCGGGCCCTGCGGGGGCAGGGCAAGGGTTGGGGCAAGGGCGGCGGCACGCCCCTGCCCCGGCGGCCTCTCTCTCCTGGAGGAACGAGAAGGCCGTAG
- a CDS encoding hypothetical protein (identified by MetaGeneAnnotator; putative;~sequence version:1), which produces MSAQSVTGARKTVRQFALAMVACLAVAGGAAVVAAQDSAPAGHQPSVAGDEWPVPTKSPAPTN; this is translated from the coding sequence ATGTCTGCCCAGTCCGTCACGGGTGCGCGTAAGACCGTCCGCCAGTTCGCCCTCGCCATGGTCGCCTGCCTGGCCGTCGCCGGTGGCGCCGCGGTGGTCGCGGCCCAGGACTCGGCCCCCGCGGGCCACCAGCCCTCCGTGGCCGGCGACGAGTGGCCGGTCCCGACCAAGTCGCCCGCGCCCACCAACTGA
- a CDS encoding hypothetical protein (C-terminal DNA-binding domain of LuxR-like proteins. This domain contains a helix-turn-helix motif and binds DNA. Proteins belonging to this group are response regulators; some act as transcriptional activators, others as transcriptional repressors. Many...; cd06170;~DNA binding residues [nucleotide binding];~dimerization interface [polypeptide binding];~identified by MetaGeneAnnotator; putative;~predicted protein [Streptomyces sp. C]) produces MSTAGGGTRDRDDGRLVALYQELRARGVSGFAEVCAKLEIDPAEYERCRTELISLGLIVPTGTAHAPITELRDARWQPDGDTVAAVDPEIALLRLLDRERERLRAHLAEADRAYAALETLAGSFLKGDALPRSEVAFEVITDYRRIQQTLEDFADITRERACSMYPTGPSRQVPERLLERDRRRREHGVQIRVMYQADSLAQPRTADILKGRAELGVEVRIAPAIPMNMVIADDQFALVPLRPDSPREGAILARGRHLVRSFLNLYEHCWHAATPFGDVVAPERGGDGLSEQQQAALRMLADGMKDEKIARSLGVSLRTVSRMLSELMQEMGATSRFEAGVRAVRMGWVD; encoded by the coding sequence ATGAGCACGGCGGGCGGCGGCACACGAGACCGGGACGACGGCCGGCTGGTGGCCCTCTACCAGGAGTTGCGGGCGCGCGGGGTCTCGGGATTCGCCGAGGTCTGCGCGAAGTTGGAGATCGACCCGGCGGAGTACGAGAGGTGCCGGACGGAGCTGATATCCCTCGGGCTCATCGTGCCGACGGGCACCGCGCACGCCCCGATCACCGAACTGCGCGACGCGCGGTGGCAGCCGGACGGGGACACGGTGGCCGCCGTCGACCCGGAGATCGCCCTGCTCCGGCTGCTCGACCGGGAGCGGGAGCGGCTGCGCGCGCATCTGGCGGAGGCGGACCGGGCGTACGCGGCGCTCGAAACCCTGGCGGGCAGCTTCCTCAAGGGCGATGCGCTGCCCCGTTCCGAGGTCGCGTTCGAGGTGATCACCGACTACCGCCGGATCCAGCAGACACTGGAGGACTTCGCCGACATCACCCGGGAGCGTGCCTGCTCGATGTACCCGACCGGCCCCAGCCGGCAGGTGCCGGAACGGCTCCTGGAGCGGGACCGGCGCAGACGGGAGCACGGGGTCCAGATCCGGGTGATGTACCAGGCCGACAGCCTGGCGCAGCCGCGCACCGCCGACATCCTCAAGGGCCGGGCCGAGCTGGGGGTGGAGGTGCGGATCGCCCCGGCCATCCCGATGAACATGGTCATCGCCGACGATCAGTTCGCGCTCGTGCCGCTGCGTCCCGACAGTCCGCGCGAGGGCGCGATCCTGGCCCGCGGCCGGCATCTGGTGCGCTCGTTCCTCAACCTGTACGAGCACTGCTGGCACGCGGCGACCCCGTTCGGGGACGTGGTGGCGCCGGAGCGGGGCGGGGACGGGCTCTCGGAGCAGCAGCAGGCGGCGTTGCGCATGCTCGCCGACGGCATGAAGGACGAGAAGATCGCCCGCAGCCTCGGGGTGTCGCTGCGCACGGTGAGCCGTATGCTCTCCGAGCTCATGCAGGAGATGGGCGCGACGAGCCGCTTCGAGGCGGGGGTGCGGGCGGTCCGCATGGGCTGGGTGGACTGA